The Cytobacillus sp. NJ13 sequence GGATCATCATGGGTTTCTTTGATTTCTTTAAGTACCTTTTTGATATTCAATGCGTGAACAGGCTCCTGCAAAGTCCCATATACTGGATAGGGAATGTTTTTTTCCTTGAGAATCTTTCCTGCCAATGGCCCAAGAGAGTCTCCTGTTGAGCGGTCAGAACCAATGCACAAAATAACAATTTCCCTGGATGTGCTGTAAAAAATCTGTTCCAGCTTAGATACCATCTTTTCAATTTCCGCTTCTTCCGTTGTTTCTTTAATAGAAAAATAACTGGCTGCTTCGACGGCATTTTTGTTCTGTTTGCTGGATGAAAATGGCCACATATTGGTCCCTCCTTTCCGGTAATCGTTATTTATATTCCAAT is a genomic window containing:
- the yyaC gene encoding spore protease YyaC, which gives rise to MWPFSSSKQNKNAVEAASYFSIKETTEEAEIEKMVSKLEQIFYSTSREIVILCIGSDRSTGDSLGPLAGKILKEKNIPYPVYGTLQEPVHALNIKKVLKEIKETHDDPFIFGIDACLGDERQIGYILIREGSFIPGNAVNRALPSVGDYHLKAIVNTLDPLSPVHSLNSTRLYMVLKLAEIIAEIISRVAANDHTSRGVIEKMNVP